GTGGTTGTAAACTCTATAAAAACGGAAGATATCCCGTCGAAGTTTCCAAAAGGACACCGGGTTGTGAAGCCGTATCTAAGGTTTACGCCGCAGCCAAACAAGTAAAAGAAGCGTAGTAAAATCTCAGTGTAAAATATTTTATAGGCATTTCAGCATATTGCATATAAAAATTATTTTATCTAAGTTTGAATAAATCTCCTGTTCTTAATTTACCTGATAAATAAATCTTTTTTTCTTTTTCAGCTACAATAATTACGGTGATTTAGTAATAATTTTATTTTTTTATATTTTATGAAAACTGGAAAAGTTAAATGGTTTAATGCTGAAAAAGGCTATGGTTTTATTGTACAGGAAGACGGTAAAGAGATCTTTGTACATTTTAAAGACATTCAGGGTGGCGTAAATGCTTTACGTGATAATGACAACGTAGAGTTTGAAGTTGCCGAAGGTCGTAAAGGCTTACAGGCTGTAAATGTGAAGAAAGTTTAAGTTACATAACCATACTAATTAGTTAAAGCCCCGCGAGGGGCTTTTTTGTTTTATAGCTCCTGGCGTACAGCTTCGATCACGATACGTTGTCCTGCAGCTCCTGTTGTAAAAATCAGGTATTTATCGCCGCCATCCCGGAGCTTGTGTTTCTTCTTGAGAGCATCCACCGAAAGGGGGAAGTTACGGATGCTGATATTTGCTTTCACCGGAGTCTTGCTTTTTGCAAAGTCTGCATAATCAATGGTACCTGTAACTTTAAAAATCCTTCCTATAAAAGCGCTGTTCAAACGATCTGAAGTATACAAATGAGTATTAGGGTGGAGCTTGGTCAGCCCGAATTCCGATGCGGTTATTTTGAAGCATCCGGCTTTTAAAAGAGCGACGTCTGGTTCGTACAAGTATTCCTGGGGATCAGAGAACGTGGAAAGCTGTGTTTGCTTTTCCCCGCTATATCTGAACGTCAAAGATGATGGCGCCGGTCGGCCTAGTGCAGTGCAGGTGATGAGAGGCTCGCCGATGAAGTCTCTGTCTATAATCCATAGCAATTCCTTACAGTCATTCTTTATACTGACAATGTGGATGCCGGAAACATTATGTAGTTCTTTAAGTCCTGATTGTATATCAAAAAGGGGGGAGGTCTTTATGATTATCCTGGAAGCCTTTGAGAGCAACAGCGGAAGGTGGCTTACAACGTCGGGCTCGGTGTCTTTTAATAGAAATACCTTTCGTGTTTGTATCCGCCTTGCCGGATCGACGTATATCGTATCAAAAGTTTCGGCGCCAGATTTAAGGAAATGGATGCTGTCGGTCTGCAGAAACCGGATGTTAGTTGCCCCTAAGGCGGATGAATTATGTTCAGCTATCGCAGAGAGCTCGTCATTTTGCTCAATATGGTATACCATGCCGCATTGTTTTGCAAAATAGAACGCATCTACTCCGAATCCGCCGGTCATGTCCAATACTACATTCCCCTTCACTAAGCGACTTTTATACTGAGCAGTTAATTCAGATGAAGCCTGCTCTATATTCA
The window above is part of the Arcticibacter tournemirensis genome. Proteins encoded here:
- a CDS encoding cold-shock protein, translated to MKTGKVKWFNAEKGYGFIVQEDGKEIFVHFKDIQGGVNALRDNDNVEFEVAEGRKGLQAVNVKKV
- a CDS encoding class I SAM-dependent methyltransferase → MNKQILDKEVQEFIRLHLHDDITHIALQKSPFPGLASAELAVQIDSKKRCEKKLPLWFATSGIYFPPKLNIEQASSELTAQYKSRLVKGNVVLDMTGGFGVDAFYFAKQCGMVYHIEQNDELSAIAEHNSSALGATNIRFLQTDSIHFLKSGAETFDTIYVDPARRIQTRKVFLLKDTEPDVVSHLPLLLSKASRIIIKTSPLFDIQSGLKELHNVSGIHIVSIKNDCKELLWIIDRDFIGEPLITCTALGRPAPSSLTFRYSGEKQTQLSTFSDPQEYLYEPDVALLKAGCFKITASEFGLTKLHPNTHLYTSDRLNSAFIGRIFKVTGTIDYADFAKSKTPVKANISIRNFPLSVDALKKKHKLRDGGDKYLIFTTGAAGQRIVIEAVRQEL